From the Terriglobia bacterium genome, the window GGACGGATGGCTTTTTTACAGTTTCCGCGGCAGCGATCCCATAGCCGAAAACATCTTGAAGCTGGATCACGCCAGGTTCACGACTCGCCGCTGGTTTTATTTTGTTCCCGCGAAAGGCACTCCGCAGAAAATTGTCCATGCGATCGAAACCGGGACGCTCGACAGTCTGCCCGGCGATAAACATATCTATTTGCCCTGGCAGCAGTTGCATCAGCTTTTGCAGCAAGCCTTATCCGGCGTGAAAAAAGTGGCGATGCAGTATTCGCCGTTGAATGCGATTCCATACGTTTCGCGCGTCGATGCCGGCACGGTCGAACTGATCCGCAGCTTCGGTGTGGATGTCGTTTCATCGGCCGACCTTGTCCAGGTATTTGAGGCGGTGTGGACACAGGAGCAACTCGAGACGCATCTGTATGCGGCGAAGCACATGCGGGAGATCGTCGACGCCGTCGCGGGAGAAGTTCGGCGCCGGGTCCAGGATAAAGTTGAGGCCACCGAGGTGGGGATTCAGAATTTTCTCCTGGAAGAATATGAGCGGCGGGATCTGATCGCAGGCCATCCGCCGATCGTCGCCATCAATGCGCACAGCGCCGATCCCCACTACGCGCCGAATCTCGACGATAATCTTCCAATGCGGAAGGGTGATTTTCTTCTTATCGACATGTGGTCGAAGCGCCGCAGTCCCCATGCGGTTTATGACGACATCACCTGGACCTTCTTTATCGGCGATTCCGTGCCTTCGGAGCATCAGAAGATCTTCGACGTCGTGCGAAACGGCCGCGATGCCGCCATCAAAGCGGCGCAACAGCGCTACCCCACGGGTGAAGTCCTTTACGGCTGGCAGATC encodes:
- a CDS encoding M24 family metallopeptidase, producing MNDAHIESLQRALQQDKLDGWLFYSFRGSDPIAENILKLDHARFTTRRWFYFVPAKGTPQKIVHAIETGTLDSLPGDKHIYLPWQQLHQLLQQALSGVKKVAMQYSPLNAIPYVSRVDAGTVELIRSFGVDVVSSADLVQVFEAVWTQEQLETHLYAAKHMREIVDAVAGEVRRRVQDKVEATEVGIQNFLLEEYERRDLIAGHPPIVAINAHSADPHYAPNLDDNLPMRKGDFLLIDMWSKRRSPHAVYDDITWTFFIGDSVPSEHQKIFDVVRNGRDAAIKAAQQRYPTGEVLYGWQIDEEARQSITKAGYGEYFLHRTGHNIHEEVHGNGANIDNL